The following coding sequences lie in one Massilia sp. KIM genomic window:
- a CDS encoding S41 family peptidase encodes MSSSLAAMLLLAACGGGGGSPGATSGTSRPPVAQQPPAATPPAQTPGAGQPTPEDLNPNLLGKAYDSYWNQCAAPRSGVDASGRPYPDRQGSLLDELKFLRAWTNEYYLWYNEVPNTYKMADFSNPLDYFAVLKTPALTASGQPKDKYHFTYPTAEWEAMQTQGIDLGYGITFTRNREPNIPRVWVITAVEPGSPAAAAGLRRNDRLLKVDGIDFVNAGDPALVDRINAGLFPATAGTAHSFVFERAGATFEVSMTGAEVRVAPVKNVKVIETASGKVGYLSFETHNGVSEKQLIDAFTRLKAEGVADLVLDMRYNGGGLLYVASELAYMIAGPAATAGKVFERPQYNDKTPPQAPIMFRDTAYGFESPDPARPGSPLPTLNLRRVTVLTTAGTCSASEAVINGLRGADVEVIQIGGQTCGKPYGFTPVPNCGTTYFSIEFKGVNHKGFGDFPDGLAPTCQVADDLSRPVGDPAEGLLATALAYRNSNACPAPSSRARSAPTSIVRPEVKEISILTRAR; translated from the coding sequence GCCGACGCCGGAAGACCTCAACCCCAACCTGCTGGGCAAGGCCTACGACAGCTACTGGAACCAGTGCGCCGCCCCACGCAGCGGCGTGGACGCCAGCGGCCGGCCGTATCCGGACCGCCAGGGCAGCCTGCTGGACGAGCTCAAGTTCCTGCGCGCCTGGACCAACGAGTACTACCTCTGGTACAACGAAGTCCCGAACACCTACAAGATGGCGGACTTCAGCAACCCGCTCGATTATTTCGCGGTGCTCAAGACCCCGGCGCTGACGGCCTCCGGCCAGCCCAAGGACAAGTACCACTTCACTTATCCGACCGCGGAATGGGAAGCCATGCAGACCCAGGGCATCGACCTCGGCTACGGCATCACCTTTACCCGCAACCGCGAACCCAACATCCCGCGCGTGTGGGTGATTACGGCGGTCGAGCCCGGCTCGCCGGCGGCGGCGGCCGGCCTGCGCCGCAACGACCGCCTGCTCAAGGTCGACGGCATCGATTTCGTCAATGCGGGCGACCCTGCCCTGGTCGACCGCATCAACGCCGGCCTGTTCCCGGCGACGGCGGGCACGGCGCACAGCTTCGTCTTCGAGCGCGCCGGCGCTACTTTCGAGGTCAGCATGACGGGCGCCGAGGTGCGCGTGGCGCCGGTGAAGAACGTGAAGGTGATCGAGACCGCCAGCGGCAAGGTCGGCTACCTGAGCTTCGAGACCCATAACGGCGTCTCCGAGAAGCAGCTGATCGACGCCTTCACCCGCCTCAAGGCCGAGGGCGTGGCCGACCTGGTGCTGGACATGCGCTACAACGGCGGCGGCCTGCTCTACGTCGCCAGCGAGCTGGCCTACATGATCGCCGGCCCGGCGGCCACCGCCGGCAAGGTGTTCGAGCGTCCGCAGTACAACGACAAGACGCCGCCCCAGGCGCCGATCATGTTCCGCGATACGGCCTACGGCTTCGAGTCGCCCGACCCGGCCCGCCCCGGCAGCCCTCTGCCCACCCTGAACCTGCGCCGCGTGACCGTCCTCACCACCGCCGGCACCTGCTCGGCCAGCGAAGCCGTGATCAACGGCCTGCGCGGCGCCGACGTGGAGGTGATCCAGATCGGCGGCCAGACCTGCGGCAAGCCCTACGGCTTCACGCCGGTGCCGAACTGCGGCACCACCTATTTCTCGATCGAGTTCAAGGGCGTGAACCACAAGGGCTTCGGCGACTTCCCGGACGGCCTGGCGCCGACCTGCCAGGTGGCCGACGACCTTTCGCGTCCGGTGGGCGATCCGGCAGAGGGCCTGCTGGCCACGGCGCTGGCCTACCGCAACAGCAACGCCTGCCCTGCGCCAAGCAGCCGCGCACGCTCGGCGCCGACCTCGATCGTGCGTCCGGAAGTGAAGGAAATCTCGATCCTCACGCGGGCGCGCTGA